The Haloferax volcanii DS2 DNA segment CGGCCGGAGCGGCACCGCCCGCACCTCGAACCTCGACGGCCCGGTCGGGACGCGCGTGTTCGAGTGGTGGCGCGACCTCGAACGGAACGACTTGCTGTTCGACCCCGGCGTCGAGGCCCGACGAGACGCCCGCGAGGCGTTCCTCGACGGCCGCGCCGCGATGCTCGTGGACTCCAGTTCGAGCGCCGCGTCGGTCGTTCGGGGGGCCGCCGACCGCGGGTTCACCGCCGAAGTCGGCCGGTTCCCCGCGCCCGGGTCGTCCCGCGAGGGCGTGGTCGTCGGCGGCGCGTCGCTGTGGGTCGCAGACGGCGTCGAATCCCGGAAACGGGCCGCCGCGGGCGAGTTCATCGCGTGGCTGACCCGCCCCGAACAACAGCGTCGCTGGCACCGCCGGACGGGCTACTTCCCGGTTCACCGCCGGACGAGGGGCCTCCTCCGCGACGACGGCTGGTTCGACGAACACCCCGGCTTCGCGGTCGCGTTCGACCAACTGGCCGAGACCGACGACACCCCGGCCACCCGCGGCGCTCGCGTCGGCCCCTTCACGACCGTCAGGACCATCGTCTCCGAGGGCCTGTCCGAACTGTTCGACGGCCGCGACCTCGACGCCGTGTTGGCGACGATGGACGAGCAGGTGTCGGCCCGCCTGTCGGAGTACGAGCACTCAGCGAACCGCTGACTCGGCGCGGGCGCAACCGACCCGACCGCGTCAGTGTCGACCGACCCCGACCGACCCCGACCGAACCGCGACTCGCCCGGTGATGCTTTCGCCATCGAGTCCTAATTCAGAGCGATGCGGCAGTCCCGTCGCTCGCGCTTCGGCGACCTGATTCGCGCCGCCGGCCCCAGCGACCGCCGCCGATTTCTCGCCGACCTCTGGACCGCCCGCGGGTGGGAGACGACCGTCGAGGGGTCCGTGGTCGTCGCCCGCCGCGGCGACCGAACCGAGCGACTCGCGGTCGTCTCTCGGTCTCGGCTCCGCCCGTCGCCAACGGTCCCCGCCGAGGCGACCGTCGTCGTCGCCCTCGGCGACCCCGAGCGAACCCGGCGCGCGGCCCCCGACGACGCCCGGGTTCTCTCGGTCGACGAGTTCTACGACCTCGTCCGGTACGGTCTCCCGGCGGGCCGCGGCGACGACCTCGTCGCAGACCACTTCGGCGTCCGCCTCGACGACCTCCCGGCCGATGACCGCGGCGTCGGTGCGAGGGGTGCGGACGAGGCGGGTGGCGCAGTCGTCTCTCCGCTTTCTCGCCGGCTTTCGTCGCTCCCGGTCGCGCCGCTCGTCTTCGTCGCGCTCCTACTCGCGGCGGTCGTCGTGACCGCCGGGCCGGGCGGTGTACCGGTGCTCGGCGAGGCGCTGGGCGGTCATGGGTCGTCGACACCGACGCCGGCGGCGACGACTCCCGAGCCGACGCCGACGCCCGAGCCGCGGGCGGTCGCCCCCGGCGTGACAACCGCGGGCGTCGAGAACGCGACGCGCCTCGCGGCGGCCCACCGCCGGGCCGCGGCGAATCGGTCGTACCGCTGGACGCTCGGCTACCGCGAGTCAATCGCCGGCGACGAGACGGGCCGCGAGGTGGAGGTCGTCCGCGTCGAGGCCCCGCACGTCTACGTCTCGGAGGTCCGGCGCACCGGGCGACTCCGGGCTTTTCCGCGCCCGACCGCCTCGGAGGACTCCTACGCCGACGGGACCACGCGCTACGCCCGCCGGCCCGCCGAACCGGACGGCGTCGCCGCCCGCGTCCTCGACCCCGACGTGCGCGACGGCCCGGGGCGGCAGGCCTCCCGCGCCGCCCGCTATCTCGACTGGTATCTCTCGACCGACGAGACGAGCGTGACGCGCGTAGAGAGCGTGACGAACGAGACTGCCGAAAGCGGGACCGCGCTGTACCGAGTTCGGGGACTCGGCACCGACTTCCCGCGGTCGCGCGACTATCGGGTCGAAGCAGTCGTCGAAGAAAGCGGGTTCGTCCGCTCGATGCGCGTCGCCTACGAGACCCGCGACGGCCTCGGCGTCGAGGTCTGGTTCGCGTACGACGCGGTCGGCGGGACGACGGTCACGCGACCGGCGTGGCTCGACCGCGCCGACGGGTCGACCGGCGGTCGGACTGTGGTCCCGACGAACGCGAGCGGGTAGCGACCGGGCGCGTGCCACCGGCCGAGGTCGTCCCGAGGTTCGCGGCGTTTACTGCTCGACGTCGACCGATTCGAGGACCACGTCGGACACCGGCTTGTCCTCGCGGTCGGTCGGGACCGAGCCGATGTCCTCGACGACGTCCATGCCGTCCGTGACCTTCCCGAAGACGGCGTGCTTGCCGTTGAGATGGGGCTGGGCGTCGAGCGTGATGAAGAACTGCGAGCCGTTCGTGTTGGGGCCGCGGTTCGCCATCGAGAGCACGCCGGGGCCGTCGTGGCTGAGGTCCGAGTGGAACTCGTCGTCGAAGGTGTAGCCGGGGCCGCCGCGGCCGGTTCCCGTCGGGTCGCCGCCCTGAATCATGAAGTCCGAGATGATGCGGTGAAAGAGGATGTCCTCGTAGAGAGGCTCGCCCTCCATCGTCTCGTCCGTCTCGGGGTGGACCCACGTCTTCTCGCCCGTCGCGAGGCCGACGAAGTTCTCGACCGTGTTCGGGACCTTGTCCTCGAAGAGTTCGACCGTGATGTCGCCCTTGTTCGTGTGGAGCGTGGCCGTTGGGTTGTCGCTCATACTCGACCCGTCGGGCGGGCGAGTGAAAACCGTGCCGCCTCGGGGTCGGTCGCCGGCGACGCGGCGCTTGTTTCATCCTCGGTGACACGACTCCGTT contains these protein-coding regions:
- a CDS encoding peptidylprolyl isomerase yields the protein MSDNPTATLHTNKGDITVELFEDKVPNTVENFVGLATGEKTWVHPETDETMEGEPLYEDILFHRIISDFMIQGGDPTGTGRGGPGYTFDDEFHSDLSHDGPGVLSMANRGPNTNGSQFFITLDAQPHLNGKHAVFGKVTDGMDVVEDIGSVPTDREDKPVSDVVLESVDVEQ